In the genome of Lactobacillus intestinalis, the window AAAAATATATGCATTCATTGATGGCAAGTGAAGCAGTTGTCCTAAGTAAACCTTTTCTGTGAAGCTATATAAAGCTGCGTAACTATGAATTGCAGGAATATTGGCAATTGAAGTTACTGCATATACTGGAGTTAAAATAAACGCATTAGCAAGCGCTAAAATCAAAGTCATAGCAATACTCCCAATTACTAATCCTAAAATCGGAAGTAAATGACCTTTTAAAGACTTTCTATTTTTAATTTCGACGCTCTTTGCAATCCAATAAAATGGCAAAGCGAATGAAATAGAAGCCAGAAATGCAGCAATTTGACCTACTAAGCTTGGCAGTGCAAAGCCACTAAATACCAAACTCAATAAGGTACGGATAAAAGCAATAAATATTCCAGGCCCCGCTCCAAAAATAAACATCCCAATCGTAATAATTACATCTGAAAAGTCGAATTTTAAGAATCCTACTCCTGGCATAATCGGAAATTCAATTTTCATCACTACAAAAGCGAAAGCTCCAATTAGTGCATAGGCGATTATATTAGCTAAGCTACTAGATTTACGTTGAACTTGTTCCATAT includes:
- a CDS encoding ECF transporter S component, whose amino-acid sequence is MEQVQRKSSSLANIIAYALIGAFAFVVMKIEFPIMPGVGFLKFDFSDVIITIGMFIFGAGPGIFIAFIRTLLSLVFSGFALPSLVGQIAAFLASISFALPFYWIAKSVEIKNRKSLKGHLLPILGLVIGSIAMTLILALANAFILTPVYAVTSIANIPAIHSYAALYSFTEKVYLGQLLHLPSMNAYIFGIIVPFNLIKGVINSVVVYILFESVLKNIKPFVRRKFNI